One Siniperca chuatsi isolate FFG_IHB_CAS linkage group LG5, ASM2008510v1, whole genome shotgun sequence DNA window includes the following coding sequences:
- the atxn2 gene encoding ataxin-2 isoform X7 has protein sequence MSMKAGGNRSKPGGGNTAGAAASGAGGSGGGRQNLGRGRHSGKGPAAVIFNGVYANMRMVHVLTSVVGTKCELKVKNGAVYEGVFKTYGPECDLVLDAAHRKSPEPSIAPRKQDIVESIIFKASDVVVVTFKDVDLNFARKVSSDTDNFTDAAVSSRINGEHKEKDLEPWDGGETHNSDSLESLDTDVAFCEIVSVSSYQSNGWDPNDMFKYNEEKYGVLSTYDSSLSTYTVPLERDNSEEFLKREARAAQLAEEIEASATYKARVALENDERSEEEKYTAVVRGERETHTLSRENKYIPPGQRNREAMSWGPGRQNSPRLAQSSAGPPAPRPGPHDYSPSSGADQRVVNGGSSHWPSPCPSPSSRPPSRYQSGPSSLPPRATTPTRPPSRPPSRPSRPPSHSSHPSYPSSSSSFSHHGPTSPASTLPKRMSSEASLLARSGISCTCNDNLTLLQQGPPRMSPKSQRTPRAHRVPPCRTTGVPPGVDLISHSGPGEVPVTPPTRSNSSGGTWSSVVSGAHRPRSPRQNSMGGASPGPSSLPSPQTGTAPVETAATPTSASSPTAASPTPNMVASPSGDAKECRVQETRQTSPTANKENIKPLDSSPSITRPVCKGPPSMAPDHRKQIDNLKKFSVDFRLQSSSNSDPAFDQMMTKSPRDPADKPKDLDKASTVGREGTEEGVVGIAAGGAPASSTTTTNTSKPGSPAALSPSPSAPDQKRAGLDVTSQGVQTTSTFSGAKHEEKEEKKEAVQDQVRKSTLNPNANEFKPRFNTQPKPANTPTPPRPQGQPSPSIVVQQPPTVYGQTVCFPQMYPLTPVSPGVQSPAMYQVQMPHMTVSQSKPYRPVPNMPQQRSDQHHPQGTPTMMHQATAAGPPIVAQSPAYSAQYFTCSPQQFTSQPLVQQMTHYQSQAQHVFSPVMQGSARMMAPPTHGQPSLVSSSTTQYPEQTHTMYGTTTYHLLSPGPMPQQYPHPSATLHPHPQHPQPSATPTGQAQQGGPPQHGGPPSHPAASPVQHPQHQQAAAAAAAAQALHMANQAPQQQMYSALAHTPPSMTPGPNPQSPQASFPSAQQTVYIHPQQVQHGYNHNHMAHVQQAHMQSGMVPSHHPAPTHPTMMLMATQGPGGPQPQMPQTALNPIPVSSTTHFSYLAHPQVQPHHQQQL, from the exons ATGTCAATGAAGGCCGGTGGAAATCGCAGCAAGCCCGGCGGTGGCAACACCGCTGGTGCCGCCGCCTCCGGTGCCGGAGGAAGCGGCGGGGGAAGACAAAATCTGGGCAG gGGAAGACACAGTGGTAAAGGTCCCGCAGCA gTCATTTTCAATGGTGTATATGCAAATATGAGGATGGTCCATGTCTTGACTTCAGTGGtg GGCACCAAGTGTGAGCTGAAAGTGAAAAACGGAGCAGTCTATGAAGGAGTATTTAAGACGTACGGTCCAGAG TGTGACCTGGTGTTGGATGCAGCCCACAGAAAGAGCCCAGAGCCGAGCATAGCCCCCAGGAAACAGGATATTGTGGAGAGCATCATTTTCAAGGCCTCCGATGTCGTAGTGGTGACCTTCAAAGATGTGGACCTGAATTTCGCCAGGAAAG TCTCCTCTGATACAG ACAACTTCACAGATGCAGCAGTGAGCAGTAGGATCAATGGTGAGCATAAAGAGAAAGATCTAGAGCCCTGGGATGGAGGAGAGACCCACAACTCTGACAGCCTTGAGTCTCTGGATACAGATGTG GCCTTTTGTGAAattgtctctgtctcttcataTCAGTCAAACGGGTGGGACCCCAATGACATGTTCAAATACAATGAGGAGAAGTATGGAGTCTTGTCTACATATGACAGCAGCCTGTCCACATATAC GGTCCCCCTGGAGCGGGACAACTCAGAAGAGTTCCTCAAGAGGGAAGCGCGTGCTGCCCAGCTGGCAGAGGAGATTGAGGCCAGTGCCACATACAAGGCCCGTGTGGCCCTGGAGAACGATGAACGCTCTGAGGAGGAGAAATATACTGCTGTGGTGCGAGGAGAAAGGGAGACTCACACACTCAGCAG agagaaCAAGTACATTCCTCCAGGTCAGAGGAACAGGGAAGCGATGTCATGGGGACCAGGGCGTCAGAATTCCCCTCGTCTTGCTCAGAGCTCAGCTGGACCCCCAGCTCCGCGACCGGGACCTCACGACTACAGTCCCAGCTCTGGGGCCGACCAGAGAGTGGTTAACGGAG GTTCATCCCATTGGCCCTCACCCTGTCCATCTCCTTCCTCCCGCCCCCCCTCTCGTTACCAGTCTGGCCCCTCCTCCCTGCCTCCTCGGGCGACCACGCCCACAAGGCCACCCTCCAGACCCCCCTCTCGACCTTCCAGGCCTCCCTCTCATTCATCCCACCCCTCCTatccctcctcctcatcctcatttTCCCACCATGGGCCCACATCGCCAGCCTCCACTCTGCCCAAACGCATGTCTTCAGAAG CATCACTGTTGGCCAGAAGTGGGATCTCTTGTACCTGTAATGACAACCTAACGCTattgcagcaag GTCCACCCAGGATGTCTCCAAAATCCCAGCGGACGCCTCGTGCTCACAGAGTGCCACCCTGCCGGACCACTGGAGTCCCTCCAGGAGTGGACTTAATTTCCCACAGTGGCCCTGGAGAGGTCCCAGTGACTCCACCAACCAGGAGCAACTCCTCTGGAGGGACATGGTCCTCGGTGGTTAGCGGAG CTCACAGACCTCGCTCCCCCAGACAGAATAGTATGGGTGGAGCCTCCCctggcccctcctccctcccgtCACCCCAGACAGGAACAGCTCCTGTGGAAACTGCTGCTACACCAACATCAGCTTCCTCTCCTACTGCTGCTAGCCCCACCCCCAACATGGTCGCCTCTCCATCAGGAGATG CAAAAGAGTGTCGTGTCCAGGAGACGAGACAAACATCCCCCACGGCAAACAAGGAGAACATCAAGCCCTTGGACAGCTCACCTAGTATCACCAGACCAGTCTGTAAAG GACCCCCTTCTATGGCACCAgaccacagaaaacaaatagaTAATTTAAAGAAATTTAGTGTAGATTTTAGG TTGCAGTCTAGTTCAAACTCAGACCCTGCCTTTGACCAGATGATGACCAAGTCTCCCAGAGATCCAGCAGACAAACCTAAAGACCTGGACAAAGCCTCCACAGTGGGGCGGGAGGGCACCGAAGAGGGTGTTGTAGGGATTGCTGCTGGTGGTGCTCCTGCTtcatccaccaccaccacaaacaCCAGTAAGCCTGGCAGCCCGGCTGCACTATCCCCATCTCCTTCAGCCCCGGACCAGAAGAGGGCGGGGCTAGATGTGACATCACAGGGAGTTCAGACGACGTCCACATTCAGTGGAGCCAAGcatgaagagaaggaggagaaaaaggaggcAGTGCAAGA TCAAGTGAGAAAATCAACCCTGAACCCAAATGCCAATGAGTTCAAACCCAGGTTCAATACGCAG CCCAAACCAGCCAACACCCCAACCCCTCCCCGGCCTCAGGGCCAGCCCAGCCCCTCCATCGTAGTCCAGCAGCCCCCGACTGTGTACGGCCAGACAGTCTGCTTCCCCCAGATGTATCCCCTCACACCAGTCAGCCCTGGAGtgcag TCTCCAGCTATGTACCAGGTTCAGATGCCTCATATGACAGTCAGCCAGTCTAAACCCTACAGACCAG TACCCAACATGCCCCAGCAGAGGTCAGACCAGCACCACCCGCAAGGCACGCCCACTATGATGCACCaagcaacagcagcaggacCACCTATTGTAGCACAGAGCCCCGCCTACTCTGCCCAGTACTTCACCTGCAGCCCGCAGCAGTTCACCAGTCAGCCGCTGGTCCAGCAGATGACACATTATCAATCACAG GCGCAGCATGTATTCAGTCCGGTAATGCAGGGCAGTGCCAGGATGATGGCACCTCCCACGCATGGCCAGCCCAGCCTTGTCTCTTCCTCAACTACACAGTACCCTGAGCAGACACACACCATGTATGGTACGACAACCTACCACTTGT TGTCTCCAGGGCCAATGCCTCAGCAGTACCCCCACCCCAGCGCCACCTTGCACCCTCACCCACAGCACCCCCAGCCCTCTGCTACACCTACAGGCCAAGCCCAGCAGGGTGGTCCACCACAACATGGAGGTCCTCCTAGCCACCCAGCTGCCAGCCCAGTCCAGCACCCACAGCaccagcaggcagcagcag cagcagcagcagcccaggCCCTCCACATGGCCAACCAGGCACCGCAGCAGCAGATGTACTCGGCCTTGGCCCACACGCCCCCCTCCATGACCCCGGGGCCCAACCCTCAGTCTCCCCAGGCGTCGTTCCCCTCTGCCCAGCAGACGGTCTATATTCACCCACAGCAGGTGCAGCACGGCTACAACCACAACCACATGGCACACGTGCAGCAG
- the atxn2 gene encoding ataxin-2 isoform X13, whose translation MSMKAGGNRSKPGGGNTAGAAASGAGGSGGGRQNLGRGRHSGKGPAAVIFNGVYANMRMVHVLTSVVGTKCELKVKNGAVYEGVFKTYGPECDLVLDAAHRKSPEPSIAPRKQDIVESIIFKASDVVVVTFKDVDLNFARKVSSDTDNFTDAAVSSRINGEHKEKDLEPWDGGETHNSDSLESLDTDVAFCEIVSVSSYQSNGWDPNDMFKYNEEKYGVLSTYDSSLSTYTVPLERDNSEEFLKREARAAQLAEEIEASATYKARVALENDERSEEEKYTAVVRGERETHTLSRENKYIPPGQRNREAMSWGPGRQNSPRLAQSSAGPPAPRPGPHDYSPSSGADQRVVNGGSSHWPSPCPSPSSRPPSRYQSGPSSLPPRATTPTRPPSRPPSRPSRPPSHSSHPSYPSSSSSFSHHGPTSPASTLPKRMSSEGPPRMSPKSQRTPRAHRVPPCRTTGVPPGVDLISHSGPGEVPVTPPTRSNSSGGTWSSVVSGAHRPRSPRQNSMGGASPGPSSLPSPQTGTAPVETAATPTSASSPTAASPTPNMVASPSGDAKECRVQETRQTSPTANKENIKPLDSSPSITRPVCKGPPSMAPDHRKQIDNLKKFSVDFRLQSSSNSDPAFDQMMTKSPRDPADKPKDLDKASTVGREGTEEGVVGIAAGGAPASSTTTTNTSKPGSPAALSPSPSAPDQKRAGLDVTSQGVQTTSTFSGAKHEEKEEKKEAVQDQVRKSTLNPNANEFKPRFNTQPKPANTPTPPRPQGQPSPSIVVQQPPTVYGQTVCFPQMYPLTPVSPGVQKSIIWKSPAMYQVQMPHMTVSQSKPYRPGKVPNMPQQRSDQHHPQGTPTMMHQATAAGPPIVAQSPAYSAQYFTCSPQQFTSQPLVQQMTHYQSQAQHVFSPVMQGSARMMAPPTHGQPSLVSSSTTQYPEQTHTMYGTTTYHLLSPGPMPQQYPHPSATLHPHPQHPQPSATPTGQAQQGGPPQHGGPPSHPAASPVQHPQHQQAAAAAAAAQALHMANQAPQQQMYSALAHTPPSMTPGPNPQSPQASFPSAQQTVYIHPQQVQHGYNHNHMAHVQQAHMQSGMVPSHHPAPTHPTMMLMATQGPGGPQPQMPQTALNPIPVSSTTHFSYLAHPQVQPHHQQQL comes from the exons ATGTCAATGAAGGCCGGTGGAAATCGCAGCAAGCCCGGCGGTGGCAACACCGCTGGTGCCGCCGCCTCCGGTGCCGGAGGAAGCGGCGGGGGAAGACAAAATCTGGGCAG gGGAAGACACAGTGGTAAAGGTCCCGCAGCA gTCATTTTCAATGGTGTATATGCAAATATGAGGATGGTCCATGTCTTGACTTCAGTGGtg GGCACCAAGTGTGAGCTGAAAGTGAAAAACGGAGCAGTCTATGAAGGAGTATTTAAGACGTACGGTCCAGAG TGTGACCTGGTGTTGGATGCAGCCCACAGAAAGAGCCCAGAGCCGAGCATAGCCCCCAGGAAACAGGATATTGTGGAGAGCATCATTTTCAAGGCCTCCGATGTCGTAGTGGTGACCTTCAAAGATGTGGACCTGAATTTCGCCAGGAAAG TCTCCTCTGATACAG ACAACTTCACAGATGCAGCAGTGAGCAGTAGGATCAATGGTGAGCATAAAGAGAAAGATCTAGAGCCCTGGGATGGAGGAGAGACCCACAACTCTGACAGCCTTGAGTCTCTGGATACAGATGTG GCCTTTTGTGAAattgtctctgtctcttcataTCAGTCAAACGGGTGGGACCCCAATGACATGTTCAAATACAATGAGGAGAAGTATGGAGTCTTGTCTACATATGACAGCAGCCTGTCCACATATAC GGTCCCCCTGGAGCGGGACAACTCAGAAGAGTTCCTCAAGAGGGAAGCGCGTGCTGCCCAGCTGGCAGAGGAGATTGAGGCCAGTGCCACATACAAGGCCCGTGTGGCCCTGGAGAACGATGAACGCTCTGAGGAGGAGAAATATACTGCTGTGGTGCGAGGAGAAAGGGAGACTCACACACTCAGCAG agagaaCAAGTACATTCCTCCAGGTCAGAGGAACAGGGAAGCGATGTCATGGGGACCAGGGCGTCAGAATTCCCCTCGTCTTGCTCAGAGCTCAGCTGGACCCCCAGCTCCGCGACCGGGACCTCACGACTACAGTCCCAGCTCTGGGGCCGACCAGAGAGTGGTTAACGGAG GTTCATCCCATTGGCCCTCACCCTGTCCATCTCCTTCCTCCCGCCCCCCCTCTCGTTACCAGTCTGGCCCCTCCTCCCTGCCTCCTCGGGCGACCACGCCCACAAGGCCACCCTCCAGACCCCCCTCTCGACCTTCCAGGCCTCCCTCTCATTCATCCCACCCCTCCTatccctcctcctcatcctcatttTCCCACCATGGGCCCACATCGCCAGCCTCCACTCTGCCCAAACGCATGTCTTCAGAAG GTCCACCCAGGATGTCTCCAAAATCCCAGCGGACGCCTCGTGCTCACAGAGTGCCACCCTGCCGGACCACTGGAGTCCCTCCAGGAGTGGACTTAATTTCCCACAGTGGCCCTGGAGAGGTCCCAGTGACTCCACCAACCAGGAGCAACTCCTCTGGAGGGACATGGTCCTCGGTGGTTAGCGGAG CTCACAGACCTCGCTCCCCCAGACAGAATAGTATGGGTGGAGCCTCCCctggcccctcctccctcccgtCACCCCAGACAGGAACAGCTCCTGTGGAAACTGCTGCTACACCAACATCAGCTTCCTCTCCTACTGCTGCTAGCCCCACCCCCAACATGGTCGCCTCTCCATCAGGAGATG CAAAAGAGTGTCGTGTCCAGGAGACGAGACAAACATCCCCCACGGCAAACAAGGAGAACATCAAGCCCTTGGACAGCTCACCTAGTATCACCAGACCAGTCTGTAAAG GACCCCCTTCTATGGCACCAgaccacagaaaacaaatagaTAATTTAAAGAAATTTAGTGTAGATTTTAGG TTGCAGTCTAGTTCAAACTCAGACCCTGCCTTTGACCAGATGATGACCAAGTCTCCCAGAGATCCAGCAGACAAACCTAAAGACCTGGACAAAGCCTCCACAGTGGGGCGGGAGGGCACCGAAGAGGGTGTTGTAGGGATTGCTGCTGGTGGTGCTCCTGCTtcatccaccaccaccacaaacaCCAGTAAGCCTGGCAGCCCGGCTGCACTATCCCCATCTCCTTCAGCCCCGGACCAGAAGAGGGCGGGGCTAGATGTGACATCACAGGGAGTTCAGACGACGTCCACATTCAGTGGAGCCAAGcatgaagagaaggaggagaaaaaggaggcAGTGCAAGA TCAAGTGAGAAAATCAACCCTGAACCCAAATGCCAATGAGTTCAAACCCAGGTTCAATACGCAG CCCAAACCAGCCAACACCCCAACCCCTCCCCGGCCTCAGGGCCAGCCCAGCCCCTCCATCGTAGTCCAGCAGCCCCCGACTGTGTACGGCCAGACAGTCTGCTTCCCCCAGATGTATCCCCTCACACCAGTCAGCCCTGGAGtgcag AAAAGCATAATATGGAAG TCTCCAGCTATGTACCAGGTTCAGATGCCTCATATGACAGTCAGCCAGTCTAAACCCTACAGACCAGGTAAAG TACCCAACATGCCCCAGCAGAGGTCAGACCAGCACCACCCGCAAGGCACGCCCACTATGATGCACCaagcaacagcagcaggacCACCTATTGTAGCACAGAGCCCCGCCTACTCTGCCCAGTACTTCACCTGCAGCCCGCAGCAGTTCACCAGTCAGCCGCTGGTCCAGCAGATGACACATTATCAATCACAG GCGCAGCATGTATTCAGTCCGGTAATGCAGGGCAGTGCCAGGATGATGGCACCTCCCACGCATGGCCAGCCCAGCCTTGTCTCTTCCTCAACTACACAGTACCCTGAGCAGACACACACCATGTATGGTACGACAACCTACCACTTGT TGTCTCCAGGGCCAATGCCTCAGCAGTACCCCCACCCCAGCGCCACCTTGCACCCTCACCCACAGCACCCCCAGCCCTCTGCTACACCTACAGGCCAAGCCCAGCAGGGTGGTCCACCACAACATGGAGGTCCTCCTAGCCACCCAGCTGCCAGCCCAGTCCAGCACCCACAGCaccagcaggcagcagcag cagcagcagcagcccaggCCCTCCACATGGCCAACCAGGCACCGCAGCAGCAGATGTACTCGGCCTTGGCCCACACGCCCCCCTCCATGACCCCGGGGCCCAACCCTCAGTCTCCCCAGGCGTCGTTCCCCTCTGCCCAGCAGACGGTCTATATTCACCCACAGCAGGTGCAGCACGGCTACAACCACAACCACATGGCACACGTGCAGCAG
- the atxn2 gene encoding ataxin-2 isoform X2, whose translation MSMKAGGNRSKPGGGNTAGAAASGAGGSGGGRQNLGRGRHSGKGPAAVIFNGVYANMRMVHVLTSVVGTKCELKVKNGAVYEGVFKTYGPECDLVLDAAHRKSPEPSIAPRKQDIVESIIFKASDVVVVTFKDVDLNFARKVSSDTDNFTDAAVSSRINGEHKEKDLEPWDGGETHNSDSLESLDTDVAFCEIVSVSSYQSNGWDPNDMFKYNEEKYGVLSTYDSSLSTYTVPLERDNSEEFLKREARAAQLAEEIEASATYKARVALENDERSEEEKYTAVVRGERETHTLSRENKYIPPGQRNREAMSWGPGRQNSPRLAQSSAGPPAPRPGPHDYSPSSGADQRVVNGGSSHWPSPCPSPSSRPPSRYQSGPSSLPPRATTPTRPPSRPPSRPSRPPSHSSHPSYPSSSSSFSHHGPTSPASTLPKRMSSEASLLARSGISCTCNDNLTLLQQGPPRMSPKSQRTPRAHRVPPCRTTGVPPGVDLISHSGPGEVPVTPPTRSNSSGGTWSSVVSGAHRPRSPRQNSMGGASPGPSSLPSPQTGTAPVETAATPTSASSPTAASPTPNMVASPSGDAKECRVQETRQTSPTANKENIKPLDSSPSITRPVCKGPPSMAPDHRKQIDNLKKFSVDFRLQSSSNSDPAFDQMMTKSPRDPADKPKDLDKASTVGREGTEEGVVGIAAGGAPASSTTTTNTSKPGSPAALSPSPSAPDQKRAGLDVTSQGVQTTSTFSGAKHEEKEEKKEAVQDQVRKSTLNPNANEFKPRFNTQPKPANTPTPPRPQGQPSPSIVVQQPPTVYGQTVCFPQMYPLTPVSPGVQKSIIWKSPAMYQVQMPHMTVSQSKPYRPGKVPNMPQQRSDQHHPQGTPTMMHQATAAGPPIVAQSPAYSAQYFTCSPQQFTSQPLVQQMTHYQSQAQHVFSPVMQGSARMMAPPTHGQPSLVSSSTTQYPEQTHTMYGTTTYHLLSPGPMPQQYPHPSATLHPHPQHPQPSATPTGQAQQGGPPQHGGPPSHPAASPVQHPQHQQAAAAAAAQALHMANQAPQQQMYSALAHTPPSMTPGPNPQSPQASFPSAQQTVYIHPQQVQHGYNHNHMAHVQQAHMQSGMVPSHHPAPTHPTMMLMATQGPGGPQPQMPQTALNPIPVSSTTHFSYLAHPQVQPHHQQQL comes from the exons ATGTCAATGAAGGCCGGTGGAAATCGCAGCAAGCCCGGCGGTGGCAACACCGCTGGTGCCGCCGCCTCCGGTGCCGGAGGAAGCGGCGGGGGAAGACAAAATCTGGGCAG gGGAAGACACAGTGGTAAAGGTCCCGCAGCA gTCATTTTCAATGGTGTATATGCAAATATGAGGATGGTCCATGTCTTGACTTCAGTGGtg GGCACCAAGTGTGAGCTGAAAGTGAAAAACGGAGCAGTCTATGAAGGAGTATTTAAGACGTACGGTCCAGAG TGTGACCTGGTGTTGGATGCAGCCCACAGAAAGAGCCCAGAGCCGAGCATAGCCCCCAGGAAACAGGATATTGTGGAGAGCATCATTTTCAAGGCCTCCGATGTCGTAGTGGTGACCTTCAAAGATGTGGACCTGAATTTCGCCAGGAAAG TCTCCTCTGATACAG ACAACTTCACAGATGCAGCAGTGAGCAGTAGGATCAATGGTGAGCATAAAGAGAAAGATCTAGAGCCCTGGGATGGAGGAGAGACCCACAACTCTGACAGCCTTGAGTCTCTGGATACAGATGTG GCCTTTTGTGAAattgtctctgtctcttcataTCAGTCAAACGGGTGGGACCCCAATGACATGTTCAAATACAATGAGGAGAAGTATGGAGTCTTGTCTACATATGACAGCAGCCTGTCCACATATAC GGTCCCCCTGGAGCGGGACAACTCAGAAGAGTTCCTCAAGAGGGAAGCGCGTGCTGCCCAGCTGGCAGAGGAGATTGAGGCCAGTGCCACATACAAGGCCCGTGTGGCCCTGGAGAACGATGAACGCTCTGAGGAGGAGAAATATACTGCTGTGGTGCGAGGAGAAAGGGAGACTCACACACTCAGCAG agagaaCAAGTACATTCCTCCAGGTCAGAGGAACAGGGAAGCGATGTCATGGGGACCAGGGCGTCAGAATTCCCCTCGTCTTGCTCAGAGCTCAGCTGGACCCCCAGCTCCGCGACCGGGACCTCACGACTACAGTCCCAGCTCTGGGGCCGACCAGAGAGTGGTTAACGGAG GTTCATCCCATTGGCCCTCACCCTGTCCATCTCCTTCCTCCCGCCCCCCCTCTCGTTACCAGTCTGGCCCCTCCTCCCTGCCTCCTCGGGCGACCACGCCCACAAGGCCACCCTCCAGACCCCCCTCTCGACCTTCCAGGCCTCCCTCTCATTCATCCCACCCCTCCTatccctcctcctcatcctcatttTCCCACCATGGGCCCACATCGCCAGCCTCCACTCTGCCCAAACGCATGTCTTCAGAAG CATCACTGTTGGCCAGAAGTGGGATCTCTTGTACCTGTAATGACAACCTAACGCTattgcagcaag GTCCACCCAGGATGTCTCCAAAATCCCAGCGGACGCCTCGTGCTCACAGAGTGCCACCCTGCCGGACCACTGGAGTCCCTCCAGGAGTGGACTTAATTTCCCACAGTGGCCCTGGAGAGGTCCCAGTGACTCCACCAACCAGGAGCAACTCCTCTGGAGGGACATGGTCCTCGGTGGTTAGCGGAG CTCACAGACCTCGCTCCCCCAGACAGAATAGTATGGGTGGAGCCTCCCctggcccctcctccctcccgtCACCCCAGACAGGAACAGCTCCTGTGGAAACTGCTGCTACACCAACATCAGCTTCCTCTCCTACTGCTGCTAGCCCCACCCCCAACATGGTCGCCTCTCCATCAGGAGATG CAAAAGAGTGTCGTGTCCAGGAGACGAGACAAACATCCCCCACGGCAAACAAGGAGAACATCAAGCCCTTGGACAGCTCACCTAGTATCACCAGACCAGTCTGTAAAG GACCCCCTTCTATGGCACCAgaccacagaaaacaaatagaTAATTTAAAGAAATTTAGTGTAGATTTTAGG TTGCAGTCTAGTTCAAACTCAGACCCTGCCTTTGACCAGATGATGACCAAGTCTCCCAGAGATCCAGCAGACAAACCTAAAGACCTGGACAAAGCCTCCACAGTGGGGCGGGAGGGCACCGAAGAGGGTGTTGTAGGGATTGCTGCTGGTGGTGCTCCTGCTtcatccaccaccaccacaaacaCCAGTAAGCCTGGCAGCCCGGCTGCACTATCCCCATCTCCTTCAGCCCCGGACCAGAAGAGGGCGGGGCTAGATGTGACATCACAGGGAGTTCAGACGACGTCCACATTCAGTGGAGCCAAGcatgaagagaaggaggagaaaaaggaggcAGTGCAAGA TCAAGTGAGAAAATCAACCCTGAACCCAAATGCCAATGAGTTCAAACCCAGGTTCAATACGCAG CCCAAACCAGCCAACACCCCAACCCCTCCCCGGCCTCAGGGCCAGCCCAGCCCCTCCATCGTAGTCCAGCAGCCCCCGACTGTGTACGGCCAGACAGTCTGCTTCCCCCAGATGTATCCCCTCACACCAGTCAGCCCTGGAGtgcag AAAAGCATAATATGGAAG TCTCCAGCTATGTACCAGGTTCAGATGCCTCATATGACAGTCAGCCAGTCTAAACCCTACAGACCAGGTAAAG TACCCAACATGCCCCAGCAGAGGTCAGACCAGCACCACCCGCAAGGCACGCCCACTATGATGCACCaagcaacagcagcaggacCACCTATTGTAGCACAGAGCCCCGCCTACTCTGCCCAGTACTTCACCTGCAGCCCGCAGCAGTTCACCAGTCAGCCGCTGGTCCAGCAGATGACACATTATCAATCACAG GCGCAGCATGTATTCAGTCCGGTAATGCAGGGCAGTGCCAGGATGATGGCACCTCCCACGCATGGCCAGCCCAGCCTTGTCTCTTCCTCAACTACACAGTACCCTGAGCAGACACACACCATGTATGGTACGACAACCTACCACTTGT TGTCTCCAGGGCCAATGCCTCAGCAGTACCCCCACCCCAGCGCCACCTTGCACCCTCACCCACAGCACCCCCAGCCCTCTGCTACACCTACAGGCCAAGCCCAGCAGGGTGGTCCACCACAACATGGAGGTCCTCCTAGCCACCCAGCTGCCAGCCCAGTCCAGCACCCACAGCaccagcaggcagcagcag cagcagcagcccaggCCCTCCACATGGCCAACCAGGCACCGCAGCAGCAGATGTACTCGGCCTTGGCCCACACGCCCCCCTCCATGACCCCGGGGCCCAACCCTCAGTCTCCCCAGGCGTCGTTCCCCTCTGCCCAGCAGACGGTCTATATTCACCCACAGCAGGTGCAGCACGGCTACAACCACAACCACATGGCACACGTGCAGCAG